The nucleotide sequence TTTGAAAAATCTCATGAACTTGAAGGCGAGATAAGAAAGAATCTGGGGGCGATTGGCTATGAAATCTAAGCTTTCAGATATTTGCCATTATGTAATGGGTAAGGTTGATGTCTCCGAACTCGATAATTCAACCTATATCTCAACAGAAAATATGCTTCCAGACAAAGGTGGAGTGACTGAAGCTGCAACGTTGCCCACTATAGCACAAACTCAGATATATGAGCAGGAAGATGTTCTTGTATCGAATATCAGACCGTATTTCAAGAAGATCTGGTTTGCTAATCGGGATGGCGGATGCTCCAATGATGTGCTTGTATTTCGGGTAAATGAAGGAGTGGAACCGGATTTCTTGTACTATGTACTTGCCGACGATAAATTCTTTAATTATTCGATGGCAACTTCAAAAGGCACAAAGATGCCTCGAGGAGACAAAAAAGCACTGATGGAATATGAAGTTCCAGATTTAAATATAGATACACAAAGAAAGGTGGCAAGTCTACTCGGAGATATTGATGAGAAAATCAAAATTAATAATGAGATAAACAAGAATTTAGAGCAGCAAATGGATATTCTTTATGCTAGATTATTTATCCGGAATGCTGATCCAGCATGGACAACAGGAACAATATCAGATCTTGGTGATGTTGTGGGAGGTAGTACACCTTCTAAGAAGGTTGATGCCTACTATACCGACCACGGTATTGCATGGATAACACCAAAAGATCTTTCTCGAGATCATTCAAAATTCTTATCTCATGGAGAAGTCGATATAACAGAACTTGGACTATCCAAAAGCAGTACTGTTATAATGCCTGCAGGTACTGTGCTATTCAGTTCACGCGCACCCATTGGCTATATTGCTATTGCAGCAAATGAATTGTGCACGAATCAAGGCTTTAAATCTGTTATTCCTCATGATGGAATTGGCACAGCTTTCATATATTGCTTCCTTAAGGCTAACCTACAAACTATCGAAAGTATGGCGTCTGGATCGACATTTAAGGAGGTTTCAGGAAGTACGATGAAGTTAGTACCTACTGTTATTCCAGATCAACGAACCATGTCCCAATTCAATGAATTCGCAATGCCTCTGCTTCAACAGCAGCAGAATTTAGAAGCCGAAAACCGTTGTCTTGCCAATCTTAGAGAATCGCTGCTTCCAAAATTGATGTCTGGTGAGATAGATGCATCGAAACTCGCTCTTTAAGCTGCCACATCATATAAATTCTTGTTTAACATACAACCATAACTCTTGCGAGTGGCAGGAGCTAAAACAAGGGACTGCCACTCCGTAGTCATTCTCTACGATTAATTAAAGGAGAAATGACTATGAAACAGAAAATAATTAATGAAGTTATGCAAGGAATGCTCGGTTGCCTCAACAACGCGCAACTCGGACGGTTGCAGGAGGTATTGGAACATGCACTGTTCCATAAGAAAATAATAGAAACGGAGCAGGAAGTAGACACTGAAGTGTCGAATGGACAGCTTTTGGAGTCATTCCTATCGGCAAAGCGAATTGAGGGATGCTCAGAAAAGTCGCTGACATATTATCGGACAACGATTGAGACGATGCTTACTAAAGACGGGAAGAACATTCGTGAGATGACGACCAATGACCTTCGTACATATCTGACCAATTATCAGAAGGAGAAGAATTCCAGCAGGGTTACGGTGGACAATATTCGCCGCATACTTTCGAGTTTTTTTTCGTGGTTGGAGGACGAGGACTATATCCTGAAGAGCCCGGTACGCCGGATTCATAAGGTGAAGGCCGCCTCCACGATAAAAGAAACGTATACGGATGAAGCACTGGAGAAGATGCGCGACAGCTGCGAGAAATCCAGAGATCTGGCACTAATTGATATGCTGGCATCTACCGGAATGCGTGTAGGAGAACTGGTTCTTCTAAACCGTAACGATATAAATTTTGAGGAGCGGGAATGTGTGGTATTTGGTAAAGGCAGTAAGGAACGAATGGTTTATTTTGATGCTCGGACTAAAATTCATCTGCAGAATTATCTGCAAGAACGTATCGATGATAATTCAGCGCTCTTTGTAACACTTCGGGCACCGCACAACAGATTGAAAATCGGTGGTATCGAGAGTAGACTCAGAGAACTCGGACGAATGCTAGAAATCCCAAAGGTACATCCACATAAGTTTCGTAGGACGCTTGCCACGATGGCAATAGATAAAGGAATGCCTATTGAGCAGCTACAACAGCTTCTCGGGCATAAGAGAATAGACACAACGCTTCAGTACGCTATGGTTAAGCAGAGCAATGTGAAGCTGGCACATAGAAAATACATAGGTTAGGAAGGTGCAGTTCATGAACGAATGGAAGACAAAGACTCTCGGTGAAGTCACATCCTACATTGCAAAAGGAATTCCTCCAAAATATGTTGAGGGAGAGAGTGAAGATACAATTAGGGTTTTGAACCAGAAATGTAATCGAGATTTCCGAATTTCTTATGCAGATTCTCGCTTGCATAATAATGCTGTGAAAAAAACTCCGGAAGTAAAGATGCTAATTCCAGGAGATGTATTGATAAATTCCACTGGAACAGGGACAGCCGGAAGGGTTGCTCAGATTTGGAATATTCCGACACCAACAACAATAGACGGTCACATGATTTTAATGCGGCCTACTGATGAGGTGGATGCTTTGTACTATGGTTACGCTATTAAAGCCTACCAGACTGCAATTGAATTATATGCTGAAGGGTCGACTGGACAAACTGAGATTAATAAAATTAGACTAAAAAATGAAACAATTATTAGCTTTCCTGACGACAAGGACGAACAACATAGAATTGGGAGGATGCTTGCTGATTTAGATGAAAAAATACTCGAGAATGAAGCTATAAACAAGAATTTAGCGGCTTAGAGGTTGATGTCAGAAACATCAAGTTCTCCGGACATAAGTTTTGGTAGCAATGAATCACGAATTTGAACAAGATTTTCGTTTTCAAATTCATTAGCTTGGATTGCTTCGGTAAGACTTTTGAATATTGGCAAATAAGTAGCAAATGTTTCCTCATTGTAAATGAACTCAAATTTAGCTAAATCATTCATAACGATATAAGGAATTGCAGAGCCACGAGTTCCGCCCATAATCTTCTTACTAAGTTCTAATTTTACGAACCAATAAAGAGGAAATATGAAATCGGGATTCACATTATCAAGTAAAGTACAAGCGTAAGTTCTTTGGTAAAGGTCAAACTTACCATTATAAAAACGAGTTCGACCAGTATAAGCTCCATTTCCTGATACAATGATTGCATTCCCATCATAAATATAGCTATCAATTTGAAGTGCGTCTGGAGCACAAGTGAAGAATTTGTATTTGCCACCATCAACCGAAGCATTGGCATTCTTTTTGCCGGTAAAAATAGAACAGTATTCATCAAGGGTGACAAACTCGCCCTGAGTTCCTAATTTGGGTGAAAAGAATGTCTGATACAAAGCGTCTGCTTGCTGCTCTAAATTCTTGTTTGAAACGGGGCAATTATGAATAAAAACCACCTCTGATAAGAGGATAACATAAGAAACTATAAAAAGGAGTGAGACTCATGTCAGGATTTTATACGGAAGCGGACTATGAAAATTCTATCATAGAGCTATTTGAAAACATGGGCTATCGTCATGTGTACGCGCCTGATTTAGAGCGTGATTTTCACAGCCCATTATTTGAAGAAGAACTTGAGTCCGCATTACATAGGCTGAATTCCAACGTGCCGGAAGATGCAATAGCGGATGCCTTGTTTAAACTAAAAAATTTTGAAAATGCAGAGCTCGTGCAGAAAAATGCCTTATTTATGGATTATATTCAGCACGGTATTGAAGTGCGTTATTATGTCAAAGGTGAGGAGCGCTCCGGACTGGTCTATCTTGTGGATTACAAAAATCCTGAGAAAAACTCCTTTATCGTAGCAAATCAGTGGACATTTATTGAGAATAGCAATAAGCGTCCGGATGTTATTCTTTTTTTGAACGGCGTACCAGTTGTTTTGATTGAACTTAAATCTCCTTCACGAGAAGAAACCGATGCTTCCGAGGGCTATTTGCAGATCAGAAATTATATGCAGGAAATACCTTCGATGTTTATTTACAACTGCGTCTGTGTAATCAGTGATCATTTAACAAGTAAAGCAGGAACCATCACATCCGGTGAAGATCGCTTTATGGAATGGAAAACAAAGGATGGCAGTTACGAGAACACGCAGTATGCTCAGTTTGATACTTTCTTTGAGGGAATGTTTACTCAGGAGAGGATTCTCGACATTATTAAGAATTTCATATGCTTCTCAAATGAAGGATTGAAGCGGTTCAAGATATTAGCAGGATACCATCAGTATTTTGCCGTTAACAAAGCAATAGAATCTACAAAACATGCTACCGTTACAGATGGTAAGGGTGGTGTTTTTTGGCACACACAAGGCAGTGGAAAATCCCTATCAATGGTATTTTATGCGCATTTGCTTCAGGATGCATTAAACAGCCCGACTATTGTTGTTATCACAGATAGAAATGATCTTGACGACCAGCTTTACGGGCAGTTTGCCAAGTGTAAGGATTTCTTGCGTCAGGATCCGATGCATGCTAAGAGTCGCGAAAATCTGAAAGATTTGCTCGATGGTAGACAGGCAAACGGCATCATATTTACAACAATGCAGAAATTCGAGGAATCCTCTGAAGCACTGTCTGAGCGTAGAAACATTGTGGTAATGGCAGATGAAGCGCATCGCAGCCAGTATGGACTTAAGGAAAAAGTTGATGCTAAGACAGGTGAAATCAAAATCGGGTCGGCTCGTGTTATAAGGGATAGTCTTCCAAGTGCTACATATATCGGATTTACCGGAACACCTATTGCTGCTAAGGATAGAAATACCCGAGAAGTATTCGGTGATTATATTGATATCTATGATATGACCCAGGCCGTAGAAGATGGAGCAACCAGACCTGTTTATTATGAAAGTCGTGTTATCAAGCTAAAATTCGATGAAGCTACGCTGCACATGATCGATCAGGAATATGACACCATGGCGAATAATGCTGATCCTGAGGTTGTTGAGAAGAGCAAGAAAGAACTCGGACAGATGGAAGCAGTTCTAGGAAATGATGCAACAATAGATTCACTTGTAAG is from Clostridium fermenticellae and encodes:
- a CDS encoding type I restriction endonuclease subunit R — protein: MSGFYTEADYENSIIELFENMGYRHVYAPDLERDFHSPLFEEELESALHRLNSNVPEDAIADALFKLKNFENAELVQKNALFMDYIQHGIEVRYYVKGEERSGLVYLVDYKNPEKNSFIVANQWTFIENSNKRPDVILFLNGVPVVLIELKSPSREETDASEGYLQIRNYMQEIPSMFIYNCVCVISDHLTSKAGTITSGEDRFMEWKTKDGSYENTQYAQFDTFFEGMFTQERILDIIKNFICFSNEGLKRFKILAGYHQYFAVNKAIESTKHATVTDGKGGVFWHTQGSGKSLSMVFYAHLLQDALNSPTIVVITDRNDLDDQLYGQFAKCKDFLRQDPMHAKSRENLKDLLDGRQANGIIFTTMQKFEESSEALSERRNIVVMADEAHRSQYGLKEKVDAKTGEIKIGSARVIRDSLPSATYIGFTGTPIAAKDRNTREVFGDYIDIYDMTQAVEDGATRPVYYESRVIKLKFDEATLHMIDQEYDTMANNADPEVVEKSKKELGQMEAVLGNDATIDSLVSDIIDHYENYRADLLTGKAMVVAYSRAIAMKMYNRFLELRPGWKEKVKVVMTESNKDPEEWRAVIGNKRRRDELAKEFKDNNSEMKIAIVVDMWLTGFDVPSLATMYVYKPMQGYNLMQAIARVNRVFRDKEGGLIVDYVGIASALKQAMNDYTVRDKKNYGDTDVAKVAYPKFLEKLSICRDLFHVYNYSKFTNGTDLERSKAITGAVNFIVATDKEREREDFIKEALLLRQALSLCSSMVERDLRVEAAFFESTRVFVMHLINKGEGKKISLPEMNAHINELLKSSIKSDGVINLFSDVKQEFSLFDPKFLEEISKMKEKNLAVELLKKLIAEQVQIYRRTNVVKSEKFSEIIQGVMNRYLNGMLSNEEVIDELLKMAKQIRDARDAGDELGLSEEELAFYDALTKPQAIKDFYENDELIAITKELTEALRKNRSIDWQKRESARAKMRMMIKRLLRKHKYPPEGMDDAVQTVMFQCELWTDNNDMDRRVVSYAETLKKNDQDLTMVAEDSVPYGIKKED
- a CDS encoding restriction endonuclease subunit S, which encodes MKSKLSDICHYVMGKVDVSELDNSTYISTENMLPDKGGVTEAATLPTIAQTQIYEQEDVLVSNIRPYFKKIWFANRDGGCSNDVLVFRVNEGVEPDFLYYVLADDKFFNYSMATSKGTKMPRGDKKALMEYEVPDLNIDTQRKVASLLGDIDEKIKINNEINKNLEQQMDILYARLFIRNADPAWTTGTISDLGDVVGGSTPSKKVDAYYTDHGIAWITPKDLSRDHSKFLSHGEVDITELGLSKSSTVIMPAGTVLFSSRAPIGYIAIAANELCTNQGFKSVIPHDGIGTAFIYCFLKANLQTIESMASGSTFKEVSGSTMKLVPTVIPDQRTMSQFNEFAMPLLQQQQNLEAENRCLANLRESLLPKLMSGEIDASKLAL
- the xerA gene encoding site-specific tyrosine recombinase/integron integrase, with translation MKQKIINEVMQGMLGCLNNAQLGRLQEVLEHALFHKKIIETEQEVDTEVSNGQLLESFLSAKRIEGCSEKSLTYYRTTIETMLTKDGKNIREMTTNDLRTYLTNYQKEKNSSRVTVDNIRRILSSFFSWLEDEDYILKSPVRRIHKVKAASTIKETYTDEALEKMRDSCEKSRDLALIDMLASTGMRVGELVLLNRNDINFEERECVVFGKGSKERMVYFDARTKIHLQNYLQERIDDNSALFVTLRAPHNRLKIGGIESRLRELGRMLEIPKVHPHKFRRTLATMAIDKGMPIEQLQQLLGHKRIDTTLQYAMVKQSNVKLAHRKYIG
- a CDS encoding restriction endonuclease subunit S, with amino-acid sequence MNEWKTKTLGEVTSYIAKGIPPKYVEGESEDTIRVLNQKCNRDFRISYADSRLHNNAVKKTPEVKMLIPGDVLINSTGTGTAGRVAQIWNIPTPTTIDGHMILMRPTDEVDALYYGYAIKAYQTAIELYAEGSTGQTEINKIRLKNETIISFPDDKDEQHRIGRMLADLDEKILENEAINKNLAA
- a CDS encoding restriction endonuclease subunit S, which translates into the protein MYQTFFSPKLGTQGEFVTLDEYCSIFTGKKNANASVDGGKYKFFTCAPDALQIDSYIYDGNAIIVSGNGAYTGRTRFYNGKFDLYQRTYACTLLDNVNPDFIFPLYWFVKLELSKKIMGGTRGSAIPYIVMNDLAKFEFIYNEETFATYLPIFKSLTEAIQANEFENENLVQIRDSLLPKLMSGELDVSDINL